A DNA window from Mus caroli unplaced genomic scaffold, CAROLI_EIJ_v1.1 scaffold_11713_1, whole genome shotgun sequence contains the following coding sequences:
- the LOC110289093 gene encoding olfactory receptor 1537-like: MEDMTPGNHSTVNEFFLAGLSEEPELQLPLFLLFTGIYLITVSGNLGMITLIVLSSHLHTPMYYFLSSLSFIDFCQSTVVTPKMLVSFLTEKNLISYPGCMAQLYFFIIFGIAECYTLAAMAYDRYVAICNPLLYSVTMSYQIYSSLISGVYIFSVVCSSIITGFMFRIQFCKLNVINHYFCDLLPLLKLACSNTYINEMLTLFAGMFNICVPVLTIITSYIFIIATILHIHSKEGKFKAFSTCSSHISAVAIFYGSAAFMYLQPSRVSSMDQGKVSSVFYTTVVPMLNPLIYSLRNKDVSVALKKTLERKKFM, encoded by the coding sequence ATGGAGGACATGACACCAGGAAACCACTCCACAGTGAATGAATTCTTCTTGGCTGGGCTCTCAGAGGAGCCAGAACTCCAGCtgccactcttcctcctctttacAGGAATCTATCTGATCACTGTGTCTGGGAACTTGGGCATGATCACACTGATTGTGCTCAGTTCCcacctgcacacacccatgtactatTTCCTCAGCAGTCTCTCCTTCATTGACTTCTGTCAGTCCACAGTTGTTACCCCTAAAATGTTGGTGAGCTTTCTGACCGAGAAGAACCTCATCTCCTACCCTGGATGCATGGCTCAGCTCTACTTCTTCATCATTTTTGGCATTGCAGAGTGCTACACATTAGCTGCAATGGCATATGACCGCTATGTTGCCATCTGTAATCCCTTGCTTTACAGTGTAACCATGTCCTATCAGATTTACAGTTCTCTGATTTCAGGAGTGTATATTTTTTCTGTGGTTTGCTCTTCAATAATCACTGGCTTCATGTTTAGGATTCAGTTCTGTAAGTTAAATGTGATCAACCACTATTTCTGTGATCTTCTTCCCCTCTTGAAACTTGCATGCTCTAATACCTATATCAATGAAATGCTGACTTTATTTGCTGGTATGTTTAATATCTGTGTCCCAGTGCTGACCATTATTACTTCCTACATCTTCATTATTGCCACCATCCTCCACATTCACTCCAAGGAGGGCAAGTTCAAGGCTTTTAGTACTTGTAGTTCACACATCTCTGCTGTTGCTATCTTCTATGGTTCTGCTGCATTCATGTACTTACAGCCATCACGAGTGAGTTCAATGGACCAAGGGAAAGTGTCCTCTGTGTTTTACACTACTGTTGTTCCCATGCTGAACCCCTtgatctacagcctgaggaataaAGATGTCAGTGTTGCATTGAAGAAAACACTTGAAAGGAAAAAATTCATGTAA